In a single window of the Thiohalorhabdus sp. Cl-TMA genome:
- a CDS encoding cytochrome-c peroxidase: MRGILIGLGFVAGLLVAAAGQYLPPGGKAAGGPVPEGLRARYEGPQSRWPAPRVDGEARLLAALPEPEYPASNPYSARKERLGKQLFFDPRLSASGQIACASCHDPELGWADGRRYSYGHDRQRGEVSAPSILNAGYPERLFWDGRAASLEEQAVASLTNPVEMAADPDKVVARLSGIEGYRAQFRAVFGSGPIGIGKTARAIATFVRSRTMRHTPFDRFMRGDRKALDDRELWGLHLFRTKARCMNCHHGANLTDGRFHHLGTSFYGVGNYQGRYAVTGRESDYGAFRTAPLRGVAHTAPYMHNGLVPELRSVLKLYNAGWWQNAPPDQAGERAPTARLSPRIEPLGLTGAELDALERFLRALSGGPQRMAPPELPD, encoded by the coding sequence ATGCGCGGAATTCTCATCGGTCTCGGATTCGTGGCCGGCCTGCTGGTGGCCGCCGCCGGGCAATACCTCCCGCCCGGCGGGAAGGCGGCCGGTGGTCCCGTCCCCGAAGGGCTGCGGGCCCGCTACGAGGGGCCCCAATCCCGGTGGCCCGCCCCGCGCGTCGATGGGGAGGCCCGGCTCCTGGCGGCCCTCCCCGAGCCGGAATACCCGGCATCCAATCCGTATAGCGCCCGCAAGGAGCGCCTCGGCAAGCAGCTGTTCTTCGATCCCCGCCTGTCCGCCTCCGGTCAGATCGCCTGCGCCTCCTGCCATGACCCCGAGCTCGGCTGGGCGGACGGGCGCCGCTATTCCTACGGCCACGACCGTCAGCGCGGCGAGGTGAGCGCCCCCAGCATCCTCAACGCGGGCTATCCGGAGCGCCTGTTCTGGGACGGGCGCGCCGCCTCCCTGGAGGAGCAGGCGGTGGCCAGCCTCACCAATCCGGTGGAGATGGCGGCGGACCCGGATAAGGTGGTGGCCCGCCTGTCCGGTATCGAGGGGTACCGGGCGCAGTTCCGCGCCGTCTTCGGTTCGGGACCCATCGGGATCGGCAAGACGGCCCGGGCCATCGCCACCTTCGTGCGCTCCCGGACCATGCGGCACACGCCCTTCGACCGCTTCATGCGCGGCGACCGGAAGGCCCTGGACGACCGCGAGCTATGGGGCCTGCACCTGTTCCGGACCAAGGCGCGGTGCATGAACTGCCACCACGGCGCCAATCTCACCGACGGCCGCTTCCATCACCTGGGGACCTCCTTCTACGGCGTGGGCAATTACCAGGGCCGGTACGCGGTGACCGGCCGGGAGTCCGACTACGGCGCCTTCCGGACGGCCCCCCTGCGCGGGGTGGCCCATACCGCGCCGTATATGCACAACGGACTGGTGCCGGAATTGCGGTCGGTGCTGAAGCTCTACAACGCGGGCTGGTGGCAGAACGCCCCGCCGGATCAGGCGGGCGAGCGGGCGCCTACGGCCCGGCTCTCGCCCCGGATCGAGCCGCTTGGCCTGACCGGGGCGGAGCTCGATGCCCTGGAGCGCTTCCTGCGGGCCCTCTCCGGCGGTCCACAGCGCATGGCGCCGCCGGAGCTGCCGGACTGA
- a CDS encoding helix-turn-helix transcriptional regulator: MGGNVPGIDTFSTLLEAVYESALDPGQWRIFLRGLAEALNAKSGMFRVIDERLPAVRANVHYNLDPELQEAHRQYYVNRDIFIEALRGQPAGFIAPGEQYLSLKQLQRTEFFADYMQPQDSYHVCGGLAMRNEEFTIKFGLQRDRRTGPFSRGDADFIRRFVPHIQRAARLGHLLDLARQQTAAAEQGLESLAVGVILLDEQEQIFHTNSKADALLRNRCGLADMQGRLMATSGADAERLRGLLGLVRSRAASGDAPIPETLLLTPGPGEPQLLLVACPIPPTLPYFRGPWPTANAAIFVSNLADAGLLNHEILIGLYGLTPTEARLAGALSRGHDLNSLSEGWNISRETLRTHLKRILGKTGTSRQTELVRLLTGKPWSLAGHPLEAS; the protein is encoded by the coding sequence ATGGGCGGTAATGTCCCCGGCATCGATACGTTCTCGACCCTGCTCGAGGCCGTCTACGAATCGGCCCTGGACCCCGGCCAGTGGCGGATTTTCCTGCGCGGCCTGGCGGAGGCGCTGAACGCCAAATCGGGCATGTTCCGGGTGATCGACGAGCGCCTGCCGGCAGTGCGCGCCAACGTGCACTACAACCTGGACCCGGAGCTCCAGGAGGCCCACCGCCAGTACTACGTGAACCGGGACATCTTCATAGAGGCCCTGCGCGGCCAGCCCGCCGGCTTCATCGCCCCGGGCGAGCAATACCTCAGCCTGAAGCAGCTGCAGCGGACCGAGTTCTTCGCCGACTACATGCAGCCGCAGGACAGCTACCACGTCTGCGGCGGCCTGGCCATGCGCAACGAGGAATTCACCATCAAGTTCGGCCTCCAGCGGGATCGGCGCACCGGCCCCTTCTCCCGGGGTGACGCCGATTTCATCCGCCGCTTCGTGCCCCACATCCAGCGCGCCGCCCGGCTGGGCCACCTGCTGGATCTGGCCCGGCAGCAGACCGCGGCCGCGGAGCAGGGCCTGGAATCGCTGGCGGTGGGGGTCATCCTGCTCGACGAGCAGGAGCAGATCTTCCACACCAACAGCAAAGCCGACGCCCTGCTCCGCAACCGCTGCGGCCTCGCCGATATGCAGGGCCGCCTGATGGCCACCAGCGGGGCGGATGCGGAGCGGCTGCGGGGCCTGCTCGGCCTGGTCCGCAGCCGGGCGGCGTCCGGGGATGCCCCCATACCGGAAACCCTGCTGCTCACTCCGGGCCCCGGGGAACCGCAGCTCCTGCTGGTGGCCTGCCCCATTCCGCCCACCCTGCCGTATTTCCGGGGCCCGTGGCCCACGGCCAACGCGGCGATCTTCGTCAGCAACCTCGCCGACGCCGGCCTCCTCAACCACGAGATCCTCATCGGCCTCTACGGCCTGACACCCACCGAAGCCCGCCTGGCGGGCGCCCTGTCGCGAGGCCACGACCTGAACAGCCTGAGCGAGGGATGGAATATCTCCCGCGAGACCCTGCGCACCCACCTCAAGCGCATCCTGGGCAAGACCGGGACCTCCCGCCAGACGGAGCTGGTCCGTCTCCTCACGGGCAAGCCCTGGAGCCTCGCCGGTCACCCCCTGGAAGCTTCCTGA
- a CDS encoding penicillin-binding protein 1A, whose amino-acid sequence MEKKSGVIGVRMRRIMRWGLGGGAGLLVLLAGWLYVTVPSIDRIVSYDPKVPMRIYTADGRLIGQYGEQYRLPLPLKDIPKGMRRAFLAAEDADFYSHPGIDLAGITRALIADIRAGAFVQGGSTITQQVARTFLLSRERTISRKLRETFLAFEIEVALTKREVLHRYLNQVYLGSGAYGVQAAARTFYGRPVTELTLAERALLAGLPKGPAYYNPIRHPERARARRDYVLHQMLDAGWVGPDAVLRALETPVHAAYHPPVAEPRPMLAAAVRKRVIARYGEETAATGGLQVVTTIDGRLQRLAQEAVQEGLLAYTRRHGFRGPVAHLGPPGPDGLKEARNRLRALEAPGPLRPALVLGFGQGGREGVRALLADGRRVLVPWSTMEWARPFRTTRSRGPAPAGPRQVVRAGDVVHLRPAASGWAFSQVPVVEGALVAVDPDSGAARAVVGGFEPGAGSFNRALQARRQPGSAFKPLVYAAALARGMTPATLINDAPLVFRGSGEASSWRPENYSRTFHGPTRLREGLVHSRNLMALRVLRRTGLDYGRRFTARFGLERERLPDDLTLALGTAGVTPWAMTGAYTAFANQGVRTEPYLIERILTCGGRVLLDRHPERVDTGTVPGKHARRVMSPQVSYQMTAMLQEVVENGTGWRVDRGMDRPVGGKTGTTNRQEDAWFMGYTPRLVTGVWVGFDRPRSLGRKETGSRAASPVWTRFMARTLRGRAYTPFERPDGLIRVQIDKETGLLAESPGPGTRFEWFRAGMAPARTATTPTLAQGEEPEGGLSTPPSANGSEGSGEARSLLNDLF is encoded by the coding sequence ATGGAAAAGAAGTCCGGCGTGATTGGCGTACGGATGCGCCGCATCATGCGCTGGGGCCTGGGTGGAGGCGCCGGGCTCCTGGTGCTGCTGGCCGGCTGGCTGTATGTCACGGTTCCCTCCATCGACCGGATCGTCTCCTACGACCCCAAGGTCCCCATGCGGATCTATACCGCCGATGGCCGCCTGATCGGCCAGTACGGGGAGCAGTATCGGCTCCCTCTCCCACTGAAGGACATTCCCAAGGGCATGCGGCGTGCTTTCCTCGCCGCCGAGGACGCGGACTTCTACAGCCACCCGGGCATCGACCTGGCGGGGATAACCCGTGCCCTGATCGCGGACATCCGCGCCGGGGCCTTCGTCCAGGGCGGCAGCACCATCACCCAGCAGGTGGCCCGCACCTTCCTGCTGAGCCGGGAGCGGACCATATCCCGCAAGCTGCGGGAGACCTTCCTCGCCTTCGAGATCGAGGTAGCCCTGACCAAGCGGGAGGTGCTTCACCGCTACCTGAATCAGGTCTACCTGGGCAGCGGGGCCTACGGGGTGCAGGCCGCGGCGCGGACGTTCTACGGCCGGCCCGTGACGGAGCTGACCCTCGCGGAGCGGGCCCTGCTGGCCGGCCTGCCCAAGGGGCCCGCGTACTACAATCCCATTCGCCATCCGGAGCGGGCCCGCGCCCGCCGGGACTACGTACTCCATCAGATGCTGGATGCCGGCTGGGTGGGCCCCGATGCGGTGCTGCGGGCGCTGGAGACCCCCGTCCACGCGGCTTATCATCCGCCGGTTGCCGAGCCCCGGCCTATGCTGGCCGCGGCGGTGCGCAAGCGGGTGATCGCCCGCTACGGCGAGGAGACCGCCGCCACCGGCGGACTCCAGGTGGTCACCACCATCGACGGGCGCCTGCAGCGGCTCGCGCAGGAGGCGGTCCAGGAGGGACTGCTCGCCTATACCAGGCGGCACGGCTTCCGGGGCCCGGTGGCCCACCTGGGACCGCCCGGTCCGGACGGCCTGAAGGAAGCGCGGAACCGGCTCCGGGCGCTGGAGGCACCGGGCCCGCTGCGTCCCGCCCTGGTGCTCGGCTTCGGGCAAGGGGGGCGCGAGGGGGTGCGGGCGCTGTTGGCCGACGGGCGGCGGGTGCTCGTGCCCTGGTCCACCATGGAGTGGGCCCGGCCTTTCCGCACCACCCGGAGTCGCGGGCCGGCACCCGCCGGTCCGCGCCAGGTGGTTCGTGCCGGGGACGTGGTACACCTCCGTCCAGCCGCTTCGGGGTGGGCGTTCAGCCAGGTGCCCGTGGTGGAGGGCGCCCTGGTGGCGGTGGATCCCGATTCCGGCGCCGCCCGGGCGGTGGTGGGCGGCTTCGAGCCGGGCGCCGGCTCCTTCAATCGTGCCCTTCAGGCCCGCCGCCAGCCCGGATCCGCCTTCAAGCCCCTGGTCTACGCGGCGGCCCTGGCCCGCGGCATGACCCCGGCCACGCTCATCAACGACGCGCCCCTGGTGTTCCGGGGGTCCGGAGAGGCCTCCTCCTGGCGGCCGGAGAACTATTCCCGGACCTTCCACGGCCCCACCCGGTTGCGGGAGGGGCTGGTACATTCCCGCAACCTGATGGCCCTGCGCGTCCTGCGGCGCACGGGCCTGGATTACGGGCGCCGCTTCACCGCCCGCTTCGGCCTGGAACGGGAGCGCCTGCCCGACGACCTGACCCTGGCCCTGGGAACCGCCGGCGTCACCCCCTGGGCCATGACCGGGGCATATACCGCCTTCGCCAACCAGGGCGTGCGGACCGAGCCCTACCTGATCGAGCGCATCCTTACCTGCGGGGGGCGGGTCCTACTCGACCGGCATCCGGAGCGCGTCGACACCGGCACCGTGCCGGGGAAGCACGCCCGGCGGGTGATGAGCCCCCAGGTGAGCTATCAGATGACGGCCATGCTGCAGGAGGTGGTGGAAAACGGCACCGGCTGGCGCGTGGACCGCGGCATGGACCGGCCGGTGGGTGGCAAGACCGGCACCACCAACCGGCAGGAGGACGCCTGGTTCATGGGCTACACGCCCCGCCTGGTAACCGGCGTCTGGGTGGGCTTCGACCGGCCGCGCTCCCTGGGCCGGAAGGAGACCGGATCGCGGGCCGCCAGCCCCGTCTGGACGCGATTCATGGCCCGGACCCTGCGGGGCCGGGCGTACACGCCCTTCGAGCGTCCCGATGGTCTCATCCGGGTCCAGATCGACAAGGAGACCGGCCTGTTGGCGGAATCCCCCGGACCGGGGACCCGTTTCGAATGGTTCCGTGCCGGCATGGCGCCGGCGCGGACCGCCACCACCCCCACGCTCGCGCAGGGCGAGGAACCGGAAGGCGGGCTCTCGACACCACCTTCCGCGAACGGGAGCGAGGGGTCCGGGGAGGCGCGCTCCCTGCTGAACGACCTGTTCTAG
- a CDS encoding D-alanyl-D-alanine carboxypeptidase family protein, with protein sequence MLAPALLAFAATASATPAPPDLNADASLLMATRSGRVLASEHPDKRYAPASLAKLMTAYLSFRALDGGGIAVTDQVRIREDTWRMSGAQMFLGVGETVSVDKLLQGLLVAGGNDAAQALARHVAGSVSGFVRMMNRQADALGMEHTRFANPSGIRHADQYTTARDMATLARALIRRFPSHYRRFRQQEITHNGITQRNRNRLLAFFEGADGLMTGYGRKAGYHLITSARRDRTRFLSVLLGAGSSEARFQDAMAALDYGFRFYETIHPYGAGERIREVRVWKGESDQVAAGVSRDLFLTIPRNRRDALRFRPEIERPLSAPIRDGERLGRLHVDLNGHALARRPLVAQHGVAWGGWMRHVVDTVRLEWKRFWKRQRRKLLAHDEESTGNGPPG encoded by the coding sequence ATGCTCGCCCCGGCGCTGCTCGCATTCGCGGCCACCGCCTCGGCGACCCCCGCGCCACCCGACCTGAACGCCGATGCCTCGCTGCTGATGGCGACCCGGTCCGGCCGCGTCCTGGCCAGTGAGCACCCCGACAAGCGGTACGCCCCCGCGAGCCTGGCCAAGCTCATGACCGCCTATCTCTCCTTCCGGGCCCTGGACGGCGGCGGGATCGCGGTAACGGACCAGGTACGGATCCGCGAGGACACATGGCGGATGTCGGGCGCCCAGATGTTCCTGGGCGTCGGCGAGACGGTCTCCGTGGACAAGCTGCTCCAGGGGCTGCTCGTGGCGGGCGGCAACGACGCCGCCCAGGCCCTTGCCCGGCATGTGGCCGGGAGCGTTTCCGGGTTCGTGCGCATGATGAACCGCCAGGCCGACGCCCTGGGCATGGAGCACACCCGCTTCGCCAATCCGAGCGGCATCCGCCACGCCGACCAGTACACCACCGCCCGGGACATGGCCACCCTGGCGCGCGCCCTTATCCGCCGATTCCCGAGCCACTACCGCCGCTTCCGCCAACAGGAAATCACGCACAACGGCATCACCCAGCGCAACCGCAACCGGCTCCTGGCGTTCTTCGAGGGCGCGGACGGGCTGATGACCGGATACGGCCGGAAAGCCGGCTACCACCTGATCACCTCCGCCCGGCGGGACCGGACGCGCTTTCTGAGCGTGCTTCTGGGCGCGGGAAGCAGCGAGGCCCGGTTCCAGGACGCCATGGCGGCGCTCGACTACGGCTTCCGCTTCTACGAAACCATCCATCCCTACGGGGCCGGCGAGCGGATCCGCGAGGTGCGGGTCTGGAAGGGCGAGTCGGACCAGGTGGCCGCCGGCGTCAGCCGCGACCTGTTTCTGACCATCCCCCGGAACCGGAGGGACGCGCTCCGATTCCGGCCCGAGATCGAGCGCCCCCTGAGCGCGCCGATCCGGGACGGGGAGCGCCTGGGCCGGCTGCATGTGGACCTGAACGGCCATGCCCTGGCCCGCCGACCCCTGGTGGCGCAGCACGGCGTCGCCTGGGGCGGCTGGATGCGGCACGTGGTGGATACGGTGCGGCTGGAGTGGAAGCGGTTCTGGAAGCGCCAGCGGCGCAAGCTCCTCGCCCACGACGAGGAAAGCACCGGCAACGGCCCCCCGGGCTAG
- a CDS encoding PAS domain-containing sensor histidine kinase, translated as MAEEGSAPDAGGNSLRNRARQRLGAQGVDVSELSSEDIQAVVEELHIHQEELAIQNEELQEVQVELSEARDRYWDLFQHAPVGYLILDGQGCIREANFRATELLSITRSYAEGHPFSEFLAAGAQDAWYLHRRALSRYSKRQVAELTLAPADGHSREVLVETVPEANLEGAEPCYRSVLIDITKSKQDERDRIEGERRKDAFLTLLGHELRNPLTPIISTSGHLLEHWDQLDMGSERMKEAVQIIHQQGSHLARLVEELMDLSRIKQGRLTLRETEVDAREIARQAVDSIHPRTEEDRQVLSVDLPESPLPVFADPTRLEQILNNLLANANKFTPTGGTIYLTGFREGDQVVLAVSDTGRGLTSQQLSDIFQDVGQKPVPDADSGGLGLGLPLVRRLVELHGGKVGAESPGQGQGAKFIVRLPAHCP; from the coding sequence ATGGCCGAAGAGGGATCTGCCCCGGACGCCGGCGGCAATAGCCTGCGGAACCGGGCGCGGCAGCGTTTGGGTGCCCAGGGAGTAGACGTATCCGAGCTGTCCTCGGAGGATATCCAGGCCGTGGTGGAGGAGCTCCATATCCACCAGGAGGAGCTGGCCATCCAGAATGAGGAGCTCCAGGAGGTGCAGGTCGAGCTGAGCGAGGCGCGCGATCGCTATTGGGACCTGTTCCAGCATGCGCCCGTCGGCTACCTGATCCTGGATGGCCAGGGGTGCATCCGGGAAGCCAATTTTCGGGCCACGGAGCTGCTGTCCATTACCCGGAGCTACGCGGAAGGACATCCCTTCTCGGAATTCCTCGCCGCCGGGGCACAGGATGCCTGGTACCTGCACCGACGCGCCCTTTCCCGGTATTCAAAAAGGCAGGTCGCGGAGCTGACCTTGGCTCCCGCCGATGGCCATTCCCGGGAGGTGCTGGTGGAAACGGTCCCGGAAGCGAATCTCGAGGGCGCCGAGCCCTGCTACCGCAGCGTGCTCATAGACATCACCAAGAGCAAGCAGGACGAGCGGGACCGTATCGAGGGAGAACGGCGCAAGGATGCGTTCCTGACCCTGCTCGGCCATGAGCTGCGCAACCCTCTCACACCGATCATCTCCACCAGCGGACACCTCCTGGAGCATTGGGACCAGCTCGATATGGGCTCCGAGCGCATGAAGGAGGCCGTGCAGATCATTCACCAGCAAGGCAGCCATCTAGCGCGGCTGGTGGAAGAGCTCATGGATCTCAGCCGCATCAAGCAGGGGCGCCTCACCCTGCGGGAGACGGAGGTGGATGCCCGGGAAATCGCCCGGCAGGCCGTCGATTCCATTCATCCCAGAACCGAGGAGGACCGGCAGGTCCTCTCCGTGGATCTGCCCGAGTCCCCCTTGCCCGTCTTCGCCGATCCCACCCGCCTGGAGCAGATCCTCAACAACCTCCTCGCCAACGCCAATAAATTCACCCCGACCGGGGGCACCATCTATCTGACCGGTTTCCGGGAAGGGGATCAGGTTGTCCTCGCTGTAAGTGATACGGGCAGGGGGCTTACGTCCCAGCAGCTCTCGGATATCTTTCAGGACGTCGGTCAGAAGCCCGTCCCGGATGCCGATTCGGGCGGCCTGGGGCTCGGCCTGCCCCTGGTCCGTCGCCTGGTGGAGCTGCATGGCGGCAAGGTCGGGGCCGAGAGCCCCGGCCAAGGGCAGGGGGCCAAGTTCATCGTTCGGCTGCCCGCTCATTGTCCCTAG
- a CDS encoding CheR family methyltransferase, whose protein sequence is MTQSSSETTDDSPAGSFPVVGIGGSAGSLRPLQELLGTLPEETGAAFVVVTHHPAGHRSMLPQLLEQNCALPVIEAEDAAPLEPDHVYVALPDAGTWKLKGDRLVRGERNGQESTALEVADHRKSLPHSVDTFFRSLAAEREHLAAAIVLSGTGSDGTLGVKAVKAEGGMVMVQDPESAEFSGMPSSAIATNLVDYVLHPEGMVATLLPYMQALEWHRAPSASEPPEIPESTLDKILGLVRQRTGNDFSGYKRSTLLRRLERRMHVQRIKDPGEYADFLRRNPAETDLLFREVIISVTNFFRDPEAWQILSEEPLLEQLRTAASEEREFRAWVIGCATGEEAYTLSMLIVECLERLEKAPPVQVFATDVDSRAIETARAGRYAAGIAEDISEERLARYFVAEQEAYRVNKDLRDMVVFAEHNALRDPPFTRLDLITCRNLLIYLERDLQKQLLPLFRYAMRPGGLLFLGPSESVDDLSEAFSVYHKRWRIYRAEQDGSRNQLPELPGKRMEHPGIRHREPAEARSGEERAGDLTRGMEQLLASQFGPPSVLVNDKGEALFFHGRTGQFLEPAQGPARNQILEMARPGLRAALSKALREVGGAGQEELQQAVHLQADEGSEEVVLEVRVIRAPRALRGLRLVTFRSREMADTGESEGTSEELAKREPKDQITQLKRDLEAVRQDRQITVEELQASNEELQSLNEELQSMNEELQSSNEELEVSKEEVESLNEELRSVNAELEARVRDLSEANDDLKNLLDSTELATVFLDEELRVKRFTEAARQLIPLRPSDAGRPIHELTTELQYDGLSRDAEEVLDTLTPREIEVQSTRGHWFLLSIRPYRTTQNQIKGLVCTFQDIQSVKRVEAEEAYFRAIVQTVQEPLLVLDPELRVVSANDGFYRVFQLKPQQVEGRQLFEMGSGQWDHPELRALLEEVLPEAETFRGFELEADFGEAGPERVWLNGRQLQRETGEPELILLSMATE, encoded by the coding sequence ATGACCCAGTCGTCGTCCGAAACGACGGATGATTCTCCCGCCGGCTCTTTCCCCGTCGTAGGCATTGGCGGCTCGGCAGGCTCCCTGAGGCCCTTGCAGGAGCTGCTCGGCACCCTGCCCGAGGAGACCGGCGCGGCCTTCGTGGTTGTTACCCACCATCCCGCGGGTCACCGGAGCATGCTTCCCCAGCTCCTTGAGCAGAACTGCGCTCTACCGGTGATCGAGGCCGAGGATGCGGCCCCTCTGGAGCCCGATCACGTTTATGTGGCCCTGCCCGATGCGGGCACATGGAAGCTGAAAGGCGACCGGCTGGTTCGCGGGGAGCGGAATGGTCAGGAATCGACCGCCTTGGAAGTGGCCGACCACCGGAAGAGCTTGCCGCATTCGGTGGACACGTTCTTTCGGTCCCTGGCCGCGGAGCGTGAGCATCTGGCCGCCGCCATCGTGCTCTCCGGAACCGGCTCGGATGGCACGCTGGGGGTGAAGGCCGTAAAGGCCGAGGGCGGGATGGTGATGGTCCAGGATCCCGAATCCGCGGAATTCAGCGGCATGCCGAGCAGCGCCATCGCAACCAACTTGGTGGATTATGTACTGCACCCGGAGGGGATGGTGGCCACGCTCCTCCCTTACATGCAGGCGCTGGAATGGCACCGTGCTCCTTCCGCCAGCGAGCCTCCCGAAATTCCCGAGAGCACGCTGGACAAGATCCTGGGTCTGGTGCGCCAGCGTACCGGGAATGATTTTTCCGGTTATAAGCGCAGCACCCTCCTCCGGCGCCTTGAACGGCGCATGCACGTGCAGCGGATCAAAGACCCGGGGGAATACGCGGACTTCCTTCGCCGGAACCCCGCCGAAACGGACCTCCTGTTCCGGGAGGTCATTATCAGCGTGACCAATTTCTTTCGGGATCCCGAAGCCTGGCAAATCCTTTCCGAGGAGCCTCTCCTGGAGCAGCTCCGCACGGCGGCCTCCGAGGAGCGCGAGTTCCGGGCCTGGGTGATCGGATGCGCCACCGGGGAGGAGGCCTATACCCTCTCCATGCTCATCGTGGAATGCCTGGAGCGGCTGGAAAAAGCGCCGCCCGTGCAGGTCTTCGCTACCGACGTGGACTCCAGGGCCATCGAAACCGCGCGCGCGGGGCGCTATGCGGCCGGCATCGCCGAGGATATCTCGGAGGAGCGCCTGGCCCGCTATTTCGTCGCCGAGCAGGAGGCCTACCGGGTCAATAAGGACCTTCGCGACATGGTGGTGTTCGCCGAGCACAACGCCTTGCGCGACCCGCCGTTCACGCGTCTGGACCTGATCACCTGCCGCAACCTGCTGATCTACCTGGAGCGGGATCTGCAAAAACAGCTCCTGCCCCTGTTCCGTTACGCCATGCGCCCCGGGGGGCTGCTGTTTCTGGGGCCCTCGGAGTCGGTGGATGATTTGAGCGAAGCCTTCTCCGTGTATCACAAGCGCTGGCGGATCTATCGAGCTGAGCAGGACGGGTCGCGCAATCAGCTTCCGGAGCTGCCCGGCAAGCGGATGGAGCACCCCGGAATCCGCCACCGCGAGCCGGCGGAAGCGCGGAGTGGAGAGGAGCGGGCCGGTGATTTGACGCGAGGCATGGAACAGCTCCTGGCGAGCCAGTTCGGTCCCCCGAGCGTGCTGGTGAACGACAAGGGCGAGGCGCTGTTCTTCCATGGCCGCACGGGCCAGTTCCTGGAGCCGGCCCAGGGGCCGGCGCGGAACCAGATCCTGGAAATGGCCCGCCCCGGGCTGCGGGCCGCCTTGAGCAAGGCGCTCCGTGAGGTCGGCGGCGCCGGCCAGGAAGAGCTGCAGCAAGCCGTCCACCTCCAGGCCGACGAAGGTTCCGAGGAAGTCGTGCTGGAGGTTCGGGTCATCCGTGCGCCCCGCGCCCTGCGGGGGCTTCGCCTGGTGACCTTTCGCAGCCGGGAAATGGCCGACACCGGAGAATCGGAGGGAACCTCCGAGGAGCTGGCGAAGCGCGAGCCCAAGGACCAGATCACCCAGCTGAAACGGGATCTGGAGGCCGTCAGGCAGGACCGGCAGATTACGGTTGAAGAGCTGCAGGCCTCCAACGAAGAGCTGCAATCCCTGAACGAAGAGCTCCAATCCATGAACGAGGAGCTGCAGAGCAGCAACGAGGAGCTGGAGGTATCCAAGGAGGAGGTGGAATCGCTCAACGAGGAGCTGCGCAGCGTCAACGCCGAGCTCGAGGCCCGCGTCCGGGATCTGTCCGAGGCCAACGACGACCTGAAGAACCTGCTGGATAGCACCGAGCTGGCCACCGTGTTCCTGGACGAGGAACTGCGCGTCAAGCGGTTCACGGAGGCGGCCCGGCAACTGATCCCGCTGCGCCCCTCCGACGCGGGGCGACCCATCCACGAGCTGACCACCGAGCTCCAGTACGACGGCTTGAGCAGGGACGCGGAAGAGGTCCTGGATACCCTGACGCCCCGGGAAATCGAGGTGCAGAGCACGCGCGGCCACTGGTTCCTGCTGAGTATCCGGCCCTACCGCACCACCCAGAACCAGATCAAAGGGCTGGTGTGCACCTTCCAGGACATCCAGTCCGTCAAGCGCGTGGAGGCGGAGGAGGCCTATTTCCGGGCCATCGTGCAGACCGTTCAGGAGCCCCTCCTGGTGCTGGATCCGGAATTGCGGGTGGTGTCCGCCAATGACGGCTTCTATCGGGTGTTCCAGCTCAAGCCCCAGCAGGTGGAAGGCCGGCAATTGTTCGAGATGGGATCGGGACAATGGGACCATCCGGAGCTGCGGGCCCTCCTGGAGGAGGTGCTGCCCGAGGCCGAGACTTTTCGGGGTTTCGAGCTGGAGGCCGACTTCGGAGAAGCGGGCCCGGAACGGGTTTGGCTTAATGGCAGGCAGCTTCAGCGGGAAACCGGAGAGCCGGAGCTGATCCTGCTCTCCATGGCGACGGAATAA